TTTTCTGGTATTTCTTTAATATACCCAAAAGCTCCTGATGCATAGATTTCGTGATTCTCTGGAATTCTTAATTCTCTTTTTATTCCTTCACCCTCTTTTGAATTTAAGATTCTTATTATAGCATGAATCCAGCATGCTCCGACTCCAATAGACCAAGCAGAAATCAACATATTTCCCATAGCAAGAATACAATCATACATTGCTGTGGGAACATTTTTATCTCCAGAAATAACAATTACTAAAGGGGCATTATAATAAACACAAAAATTAGGATCTTTTGCTCTTTCAAATCCAGCATTTATCATATCTTGTCTACATAATTCATTTATTCTCTTTAAAATATCTTTATTTTTAATTACAGTAAAAAGCCATGGTTGTCTATTCATACCACTGGGTGCATGCCTTCCAGCATTAAGGATTGTTAAAAGATCCTCTTCGGATAAAGGATCTTCTTTGAAAGATCTAATACTTCTTCTTTCTAAGATATTTTTTATAACCTCATTATTTCTCATATTTGACACTTTTTTAAGAAATTTTTTCTCTTTATTATAAAATAAAAAGGGGAGTAGGGAAATTCCCACTCCCCTTTCTAGTATTTTTTTACTTAATAGACTCTTTACTTTTTCCAGAATTCTACCATTTCTCTTATTTGTTTTGTCTTATAATCTTCATACTTCTTTGCTCCCAAATCTTCCATACCCTTTAAGAATTTAGCCCATTCTTTATCAAATTCTGTGGTGGGAGCCATAATAACCTTTGGTATATTTCTTATCACATATTCAAACAACTTATTTCCTATCGCTCTTATATCTTCATCAGGAGTAGGATACATCCAAAGATAGCCCCAACTCTTCACTGGATATTCCTCTGCTTTAGGGAATAGATCTTTCCAGATCTCAACCTTATATGCAGAAAGAACTTGTTTTTCTACTTCAGTATAATTCTTTCTTATATCTTCCTTTCTTGTATCAGGAACTACAGGATTTCCAGTGGAGTCTATTACATAATTGGGAAGTCTTGGCCATGGATAAATATACACTCCTATTCCTGTTTTTCTTCCAAAATATGGATCTGTCTGTCTTTCTTTCTCTACTTCTGGTAAGAACACTCTCTTTCCATCTATATAGGTATGATGAATTCCTTCTATTCCCCATTGCCTCAAAATATTTGAATCCTCTGTGCAGAGCCAATCTAAGAACTTTATAGCTCTAACTGGATCTTTACATTTCTTTGTAATAGCTATACCCCATCCTCCTGTATATCCTGTTCTAACATCAGGAGGAGCCTGTTTTATTTTTTCACTTACCGTTACAGGATAGTATCCATACATTCTATCATACTTTCCAGCCCTTCTTAATGCAGTAATTGGCTCTCCCACTGCCCAGCCTGCATCAATTAGTGCAAGAACCCTTCCACTGGCAATTTTAGCTTTATATGTATCCTCCTTTTGTATAAAGGTTTCTTTATCTAATAATCCTTGATTCCACATACGATTCAACCATCTGAAGTATTCTTTCTCAATAGGTCTCTTATAATGGAAGATACATCTTAATGTCTTTGGATCCACGTATAATTCTCCATCATCGGGAGCACCCGTAGCAATAAAGGCTGGATTTGTTACACTTATTACTGTTCTCCAGTCATCTGCACATAAAGTTAGAGGTATTGTGGGAAGTCCATCGGTAGTTGGATGTTTCTTATAATAGGCTTTTATTGCATTTTCAAAGTCTTTTAGGGTTCTAATCTTGGGATATCCAAGTTCCATTACTACTCTGTGCTGGAGCATAAAACCGCCATTTACATCTAATACTCTATCATTATCAGTTCCATAAGCACCTAAACAATAAATTCGAGGATCTTCCTTACTCCACTTTAATCTTTTTAAATTCTCTCCATAGGCCTTCTTAATATTTGGAGCATATTTTTCAATAAGATCATCTAAAGGAATCAATGCTCCTGCATCTTTAAGAAGGGCTAAATCACCTTTTGCATAAACAAGATCGGGATAATCTCCGCTTGCTGCCATAATTTGAATTTTTTCTCTTACTGCTGCCTGATTAGGTGCATATTCAATGTCTAAGGTTACTCCTGTTAATTCTTTAATCTTTTGTGCTACAGGACTTCTAAATTGATCATCATTGGGATTTACTTCTCCTATATATACTTTGAAAGTTATTGGCTTACTTGCTTCAGGAGTTGGTGTCATGGGTTTATAAAGCTTTACTTGAGCATTTACTATATTTATTTTCCCACCAATACTTAAAATAAGAATTAGAGATAAAATGGAAAACCAACTTAAGATTTTTTTGAACCTTTTCATTTTCCTCTTATCCTCCTTTTAAATATCTTGGAAAGAGATAATTGAAGGGAAATATTAATTTACCCTTACACCCCCTTTCCTTAACTCTTTATAGCACCTAAAGTCATGCCCTTTATAAAGTATTTTTGTAGGAAAGGATATACAAAAATGATAGGTAAAGTAGTTATTATAGTCATTGCCATTCTCAAAGATTGGGGAGTTACCCTCATGGTCTTCATGGGATCAAGAATACTATAATAGTCTATCGTCGAAGATGCAGCTGCATTTGCTAATATTTTCTGAAGCTCATATTGTAAAGTAGTTAAAGCCTTATTCCCTCCACAATAAAGATAGGTATCAAACCAAGAATTCCAATGACCTACTGCAATAAAAAGAGCAATAGTAGCCAAGACAGGAAGACAAAGGGGAAATACTACTTTGAAGAAAATTGTTATATCATTTGCTCCATCAATCATAGCGGATTCCTGAAGTTCCATGGGAAGCTGATCTATGTAGGCACGAACAAGAATAATATTAAAGGGATTAAGAAGGCCAGGAAGGATATATACTAAAAATTTATTCATCAATCCAAGGCTTCTTATAAGAAGATATTCAGGAACTAATCCTCCACCTACATACATTGTTATTAGGAATAAAATGGTTACAAATTTATTGGCGAAGAAATCCCTTCTACTCAAGACATAAGCAACCATAGCAGTAGATACAACGCTTACAATTGTACCTATTACTGTTCTTAGAGTAGATATTAAAGCTGCCTGTCCAATTAAAGGATAATTAAAAATCTCTCTATAATTATCTAAAGTAAAAACTCTTGGAAATATAGTAATTCCTCCTTTTATAGCATCAAAGGGATCATTTAGAGAAACTGCAAGGACATACAAGAAAGGATATATAGTAACTACTACTAATAAGACCATTAAAGAATAATTTATTACATCAAAAATCTTATCTCCAAGACTTCTTTTCATATTTGATCCTCCTAAAAAATTCTGTAGCCTGTTATTTTTCTACTTAATCTATTAGCAGAGAATAATAATATTAAGCTAACAACAGACTTAAAAATTCCTGCTGCAGTACCAAAAGAGAATCTTCCTGCTCTTATTCCATAATCCAATGCATAAAGATCTATAACGTCAGAAACATTTCTCACTGCAGATGTTCTCAAAAGAAATTGTCTTTCGAATCCGATGTTTATAATATTTCCAATAACAAGAATTAAAATAACTATAATTGTAGGCATAATACCAGGTAAAGTTATATGCCACATCTTTTGAAATCGATTAGCTCCATCCACTTCTGCAGACTCATAAAGCTCAGGGTTAATAGATGCGATTGCTGCAAGAAAGATAATTGTATTCCATCCAAGCTCCTTCCAAATATCTGAAAAAACCACTATCCACCAAAAATATTTTGGATCTCCAAAAAACAGTATAGGTTCTCTTATAAATCCCAGTCTCATTAAAAGATAATTAACTACACCATCGGGAGCAAGCATAGCATGGACAATACTTGCTACAATCACCCAAGACACAAAATGAGGAAGATATGAAATAGTCTGAACAGTTCTCTTAAAAACATTATGTCTTATTTCATTTATAAGAAGGGCTAATATTATGGGAAGGGGAAATCCAAAAATAATTCCCATAATACTCATGGCGAGGGTATTTCTCATAACAAGATAAAATTCAGGATCAGAAAACATCTCTCTAAAATACTTCAAACCTACCCACTGCTGTTGAAATATAGGAATACCTGGTTTGTAGTTTTGAAAGGCGGTGATCCAACCCCAAAGAGGTATGTAACGAAAGATGATAAGCCAAATTACAAAGGGTAATATCATAAGGATTAGATATTTCTGCTTCTTAATAATCTTAATGGTTTTCTCCATCTTTCCCTCCAATAATCCCTTTTCTCAATCAAAATTAAACAAATAAAATTTCTTTTAGAAAACCTAAAATTTTAGACATTTTTATCCCCAAAAATTAGAGAATTTTACGATTTACAGGGATAAATTTTTCATTTTATACTTAAAAAGATAAGAAGGAGAAATTTCAATGAGATTTTGTGATTTTAGAATGTATGAAAAACTCATAATAAGTTATATTTTAGTATCTCTTATACCCATATTGATTCTTGGTTCTTTTGCCATTATTCATTTTAGAAATTTTGCCTCAGAATCAATCTCCCGTGAAATTTACAATAATCTTGAGACCATCAAGTTAAAGATGGAGGAAATGAATGACGAAGCTGTAAATATAGCAAATAAATTAATGATAGATCAGAGATTAAAGGAACTTCTTTTACATAGATATAAAACTCCTTTGGAGGCTTATTTAAAATACTCTGGATATAAAGATATCGAAAATTATAAAACTCTGTATGCAAAAACTATCTCTCATATAAGGATATATTCTGAGAATCCAACTATACTAGAAAATGGCATATTTTATAAGGCAACAAAAGATATTAGACAACAACACTGGTATAAGTTGGCTCATAGGCTTAATGGTTTTATAAGATGGGAACTTATTTACGAATATAAAGATTTATATCCCCAATATTACTTAAGTCTAGTAAGACTTCTCAGGGATGTATATAATGAAAAATTTGGTGTATTAGTTATAAATCTAAATAAACTTGAAATAAATAAGATTTTAAGACATCAGCCTTTTGATACATTTGTTGTAAATAATGAGAAATTAATAGTTGCAAGTAGTGACGATCATTTATTAAACACAAAATTAGAAATAGACTTAAAAAAAATTTTAGGAAAAAATGATAACTTTATCTATCGAAATGGGAAAAAATACAAAGCTATTGGGATATACTTACCTTTAACAGGAGATAATAAAGATTTTTACATTGTCAGCATGGTTCCTTTTGATTTAATAATGGGAGCACCAATAAGAATGCAAAACTTTGCTATTTTTATTATAATTATTAGCTTCCTTGCCTCTATCTTTTTAATCTTTATCTTTTCAAGAAGTACTAGTAAAAGATTATCTATTTTAACGAAGGCAGTAAGAGAAATATCTCATGGAAGTTGGGATTTGGATATTCCCCTTGAAGGAAGGGATGAATTTGCTCAGCTTTCTGAAGATATTAAAAATATGGCAAAGAATATAAAAAAACTCATTGAAGAAGTTTATATAGCAAATATTCAAAAGAATGAACTTTTATTAAGAGAAAAAGAGATAAAATTAAAGCTCTTGACTAACCAATTAAATCCTCATTTTCTATTTAATACCCTTGAGACTTTACATATGATGGCTATTTGTAATGGACAAAAAGATATAGCAGATATGGTTTTAAAATTGGGTAATATTTTAAGAAAAAATATAGAATTGAAAGGAAATTTAGTTAAACTTGAAACAGAACTAAATCTTGTTAGGGATTATTTAGAAATTCAAAAATATAGATTTGGAAAAATAAATTATAAAATAGAAACTCACGTTGATCCTAGTAGAATTTATATTCTTCCCTTTCTTATCCAGCCTATAGTCGAAAATTCTATTATACATGGGTTAGAAAACAAAATAGATGAAGGATTTATATACGTTAAAGTTAAAAAGGAAGAAGAAAGACTTATTATTTCCATAGAAGATAATGGGGTAGGAATGGAAAAGGAGACTTTAGAATCTTTAATGTCTAAACTTTCAAAGGAAAATAACAATGAGAAAATAGGATTAAGAAACATATGGGAAAGAATAAAACTTTATTACGGAGAAGAATATGAGTTAAAAATCACAAGTGAAAAGGAAAAGGGTACTAAAGTAGATATCATTATTCCCTATATAGAGATGGGATGAGACAAAATGTATAGAGTTATTATCATTGATGACGAGCCTTTAATAAGAAAAGGCTTAAGAAAAATTATAGATTGGAATAATTTTGGATTTAACATTATAGGGGATGCAGAAAATGGAATTGATGGTTATAAAAAAATATGTAGCTTAAATCCAGATCTATGTATTATTGACATAAAAATGCCTGGAATGGATGGTTTAAGCCTAATTGAGAAGATAAAAAACAAAAATATCAACACAAAAATAATAATTCTTACAGGATATCCTGAATTTGAATATGCAAAAAAAGCTATAGATTTAGGTGTAGAAACTTATCTTCTAAAACCCATAGATCCAGAGATATTAGCAGAAAAGATTAAGAAAATATATTTGGAATTAGAAAGGGAAAAAAGTATTAAAAAACTTATTAATAAAAGTATAGAATTCACAAGGGAGAAAATTGTTGAGAAAATAATAAAGAGAGAACTTGAAGGTATTTCCATAGAGGAATTAGAGGAAATGTATAATATAAATTTCACTTGGAAAGCTTATCAAGTTATATTGGTAGAACCAAATAATGAGGAAATATTTAGAGAGATTAAAAACATATTTTCCTACTATGCCTTTCATATAGATAATCTTATCGGAATTCTTGTAGAGGATATTTCAAAACCTCATCTTAAAAAGAAAATTATTGACATGAAAAATAAAATTAAATCAAAATATTTATTAGATATTTATATTTCCGTGGGAGAAAAGGTTTTTAACATACAAGAATTATATAAGTCTTATAATTCTGCTCTTAATCTCTTTAAGAAAAAATTTTTATATAATAAAAAAGGAATAATCTTATATCAAGGAGATAGAAAAATAAAAACTGCAGAGGAGATCTCCGATGAAAATATAGTCAAAGAATTGATAAGATCAATAGAAAAGCTTGATATAAATAATATCAATGATATTTTAGATAAAAAAATGAAATTCTGTATATCAGAGGAACTAAATGAAGAAGAAATTAAAACAAGCTATCTTAAAATCTTTTTAAATATTATAAATCATTTTTCCACAAATTATTCAAAATTTAAAGAAATTTCTAAAAACTATCTAACAGATGCTCTAATAAAAGATTTTTACAAAAAAGAATCTCTCTTTGAACTAAATTGTTTTATGAAAAGTTTAATATTAGATATCACTGAAAACTTTTCTAAAATATTTGGTAGATCGATAATTTCAAAAATCTTAGAATATTTAGAATGTAATTATTATAAAGATTTAAAGATAAAAGAGGTTGCAAAAATCTTTGGATATAATAGTTGCTATTTTGGAAAGATTTTTAGAAGATATACAGGTGAAAATTTTAATACCTATTTAGATAAAATAAGAATAAATAAAGCTAAAGAATTACTTCTTCAAGGAATTAAAGTTGTAGAAGTTGCTGAAAAAGTTGGATATAAAGATATCGATTACTTCATTATGAAGTTTAAAAAGTACACAGGAAAATCTCCCAAAAATTATAAAGAGGAGCTTATAAATTCATCTTAAAGTTTCTTATTTTTTCTCCTAAGACACCATCCTCTTTTAAAGAAAGAGAAGCCAATAAATTCTTTAGAAATCCTCTTATTTCTTCTTCGGATACAAAGGATAGATTTTTATAAATATATTCCCAGTTAGGAGTTAAATTTAAAATTATTTTATCAAAAACATATCTTATATCCTGTACATTATTCTCTAAAAATCTTTCCCATTTTCTATAGAGAACTTCCCATTTTTCTCCTTTATATTCCTTTTTAACTTCTTTCCAAAGCTTCCAAAATCTATAAATTAATTGTAATTTTTTATCCTCTTCAACAGCTATGATTTTTCTACTCTCTATCAATTTCCAAGAGATCACTCTAGTTTTCAAATCATCAAAAACAAAGTCTTCAATTACATCCTCAAGAGATCTTTCACCATCTAAAAACCAAGAAAATAATTGTTCCTCAAAATACTCTTTCTTTCCAATATAAACGAAAACATTACCTAAAGCTTTCGTTATAAAATCAGATATCTCTGGAGACTTTGATGCATCAATAATATTATCAAGGGTTGTTTTTCCTAAAGAAAAAAGATATCTTAAAGCTACCTTTGAAAAATCTTTTATTGCAGAAGCAGAAAATTGCTTTACATTTTTATAAATGTTATCCCAAAGAACCTTTTCTCCTGCTGTCATATTCTCAAACACTTCTTTTACTTCTTCTTCGGAAGGAATATACTCTTCCTTCATATATCGGTAAAAGTAAAGACGAGAAACTTCCTCAGGAAAGGTTATCTCCTGAAATATGGATTTAACCTTTGTGTTACTTTTATCTAAAAAGTTTTTCCAGTTTCTTTTTATATTCCTTTCACTTAATCCTTTCTTTGGAAACTCTTCTAAAATATAGTTCCAAGATCTCCAAAAAATATAGAACCAGAATAGATTTTCATCTTCATCAATTCTAATTAACTTCTTTTTTTCTATTAATTTATTAATTAATTCTAAGGACTTAATCTTTGAAAAACTAATCTCATTAATAACATCCCTAATACTTTTTTTTCCATCGAAGAAAGTTACAATATTTTTTTCCTCTTCAGATAAACCCTCCATATTTATGGGAATTAAAAGGAAATCACCTAAGTAATCCAAAAGATCTATATATTTTCCTGAACTTATTAATACCTCAAAGGGATCTAAATTTATAGGAGAAGTAGGAGCTTCTTCATCAGGAATAAAAACAAAGCTTCCTTTACTCCATAAAGCTAAATCCAATAAAGCATCTAAATTTTCTAAATTGCCACCTTTGGCATAAACAATTCTTCCCTCCTTAAAAAATACCTCCATTATATTACCGTTATCCTCTACTTGAAATTTTCCTGTTTTTCTTCCCGAAGAAAGAAGTTGCAAAACTTCCCATAAAGGTAAACTCAAAAGATCACCTCTTAAACTCATTTTTTTCCTCCTTTCAGTTTTAGTCTTTAAATAATTATAGCACTTTTTAACTCTTGCTCTTCTATTTGAATTAATTGTATACTTTTATACCTTTGAAGGAAAAACCTAGGAGAAAATTTATGGAGAGAGAAAAAAGGATAAATGAAATCTTAAAAAGACTAAAAAAAATATATGAACCTAAAACTGCTTTAATTTTTTCAAACCCCTGGGAACTTTTAGTAGCAACAATTCTTTCTGCTCAGACCACAGATGAAAGAGTAAACATGGTTACTAAGGATCTTTTTAGGAAATATAAGAATATAAAGGATTATGTAGAGGCTCCTTTGGAAGAATTAGAAAAGGATATTAAATCGGTGAATTATTATAAAACTAAGGCAAAAAATATAAAATCCTGTGCAGAAATTGTTTTAGAAAAGTACAATGGAAAAGTTCCTGATAAAATGGAAGATCTCTTAAAACTTCCAGGTGTAGCAAGAAAAACCGCCAATGTGGTTCTATCCGCAGGATATGGAAAAAATGAGGGAATAGTTATTGATACTCATGTTTTTCGACTTTCTCATAGACTGGGACTTTCCAACGAAAAGGATAGAGTAAAATTGGAATTTGATCTTATGAAGGTAATACCAAGAGAAGAGTGGGGAAATTTTTCCTTTCTTTTGATTTCTCATGGAAGAAATACTTGTAAGGCTCAAAAACCTCTATGTAGTAAATGTATTCTTGCGGATATTTGTCCTTCGGTAATTAAAGACTAACCATACTAATAGCCTTCTTGGGACAAAGTTTTACACATAATCCACATCCATCACAAAGCTCAGTGATAAAATATTTTCCATTTTTCTCTATGGGAGCATCATAAATACATATTTTTTTACATATACCACATGCATTACACGAAGAGGAATCGATAAGGGCCTTAAATAGATGTCTTCTATCAATCTCATAATTTCCTAGAATTGCCTTACCAGAGACTTTTCCTTTAAATTCTAATATAGAATTATAACCTTTCTTCTCCATAAATTTTTTAAAATCTGAAAGAATCTTAGAAATTATTTCATATCCTGTTAGATAAATAATACTACATATTTGAACCACATCAGCACCTGTTAAAATATATTTTGCTATATCTTCTCCTCTTCCTACCCCTCCTGAACCTGCAATAGAGATTTTAAGATGGGGACGAGCACTGGAAATCCATCTTAAAACATAGTTTAAAGCCCACGGACCTCCATGTCCTGCATATCCTCCATGAAGAATGGGTTTTTCTATTTCAAGATCTATATCAAGACCTGTCAGTCTGTTAAACATAACCACACCATCTATTCCAATTTCTTCTAATTGCTTTGCTATTGCTAGAGGAGAGGAAAGTTGCATAGGCAATTTTACAATAAGAGGAATTTTAACATTTTCTCTAACTATTTTGGAAACTTCAAGGATTGTATCATCTACATCCTGCCCTCGAAAAGAAATAGATGCATGGGGACAGGATACATTAAGTTCAAGGGCAGGAGCATTTATTTTTTCTGCCATCTTAGAATATTTTAACCAACCTTCCTGGGTTATACAGTTTATGCTAGGAATTACAGGAATAGATAAAGTATTTAATGCTTTATCAATTTCTCTAAAATATTCTTCTGGAGAAAAAGGGCTTGCTTGCTCAAAGGAATAAAAAGTTTGAGATCTCAAAGGTCCCATAGATCGATCAATAATTTCAAATCGTGGAGTAGGCGAAATTCTACAAATTTCCTCTTCAAAGAGGGATTTAACCACTAATGCTCCTGCTCCATTTTCCTCGCACTTTTTCATATTTTTAAGATTCTCTGTAAGACCAGAAGACGCAACGATAATAGGATTTTTTAGCTTAAGTCCTACATAATTACAAGATAAGTCCATAAAATAAATCCTCCTTTAAGTTTTACTTCTCAATATGTTATTGATCTTTTCGCATGTTTTTAATAATTCAGAAAGAAGTTTTTCTTTATTTTCTCCCTCAAAGGATAAATAATATCCTGATATGGAAACAGCTGCTACTACATTTCCCGAAAAATCAAATATAGGAGCGCCAATGCATTTAATTCCCCTTTCATTTTCCTCTTCATCAAAAGCATATCCTCTTTCTTTTACCTTCTTAAGCTCCTCTTTCAATTCCTGTGGATCTGTTATAGTATTCTCTGTTCTTGGAATAAGAGGTACTCTCTTAAGATACTCTTCAATATATTCATCGGAACTATAGGCAAGAAGAACCTTCCCAAAGCTTGTAGAATAAAGAGGCATTCTCATACCAATTCTCGACATCATGGGAAGAGTGCCAGGACCTTCTACCTTGTCAATATATACTCCTTCAAACCCATCCTTTATAGTTAAATGAACCGTTTGTTTCGTTTTTTCCATAAGTTCAATAAGATAAGGACGAGCAACATCTCTTAAATCGAAACTTTGAAGAATATAGGAAGAAAGTTCCAATATTCTAAAACCAGGTTTATAAAAACCGTTAGGAGTCTTTCTTACAAATCCTTTATTTATGAGGGTAGAGAGATATCTATGGACCGTTGAAATATGAAGACCAATTTCTTCTGAAATTTCCTTTAAAGATAATTCTCTTCCAGAAAGAACAATATATTCTAAAATATCAAGAGTTTGCTCCGCAGAATTAATTCCTGTTTTTGTTTTCATCTTTCCACACTCCTATCATTATTTAATGATTCTAAGTAATTTTTTAAAGTCTTTTTATCAAAGGAAGGAAAATCTCCAAATACACTCATCTTCAATGATGCCAGAGCATTACCCAGTTCTGCAGAACATGCTAAATCTTTTCCAGTAAGATATCCATATAAGAAGCCTGCTACAAAAGCATCTCCTGCCCCAATTCTTTCCACCATATCCGTAGAAAAAGCAGATCTGGAAAAAATCTCATCTCTAAAAAGTACACTACATCCTTCTTCTCCTTTAGTTAGTATATATATTTTATCTCTTCCATATAATTTTTGAAGACGAAGAAGAATAGCCTCTTCATCTTTTTCTTCATCAAATAAAACATTAAAATCTTCTTTTTTAATAAATAAAATATCTATAAAAGAAATAATTTCCTCCAAAAACTTCCTACATTCTTCTTTACTCCAAAGCTTCTGCCTATAATTTACATCGAAGGATAACTTCTGGTCTTCACCTTTTTGTCTACAAATCTCTCGAACATTCTCTTTACATATATCACTTAAACTAGGTGTTACTCCAGTAAGATGAATAAGACGCGCTTTCTTTAAATAATTAAAATCTTCCTCATCAAGAGGAGTTAAGGAGAATGAGGAATTTTTTCTATCATAAAGAACTTGAATTCCTTTTGTCTTATGATGAAGTTCTACAAAATACATTCCCATTCTTCCATTAGAAACCATCTTTACCCGTTCAACACCTATACCATATTTTCTTAGCTCATACAATGCTTTATAACCTAAAAAGTTATCAGGAAAAGAAGAAATGAATTCAGTTTTCAATCCTAAGATAGAAAGTCCCACAAGAACATTGGCCTCAGTCCCTCCAATCTCGATATCCCAGCTATTACTAGAGATAAAGGTTTTAAACCTCTCAGGAGTTATTCTTATCATTACCTCTCCATAGGAAACTACATCAACCATAGTCCCTCCTTGTATCATATAAAAACATTTTGCATATAAAAACTTAAAAAAATCTCTTTAAAATCAAAAAATTTCCAGCTATAGTTTTAATTTTACTAGATATATCTCACTATTTGCTACACTAAAGGATTCTGACCTTCCTACGAAAGTATAGTGATAAATATCCTTAATAAAACTCCAACCTTCATCAAGATCTCCACCCCCAAAAAATCCTTCATAGATAATATTCCCAGCTTTATCTATTTTAACTATATAAAGATCAGAATTTCCAGCTCCTGAGGAATTAGATCCACCAACAATTAAATATTCCTGTTTTCCTATATGTCTTATATAAAAACCTGTGTCATATCCTTTACCACCATATGTTTTTTCCCAGATTTTTTCTCCTTTTTGATTTATCTTTAAAATATAAAGATCAGGAGTATCAGAAAAAGAATTAGAGTTTCCAACTATAATATAGCCATCTCCTGCATAGACCAAAGAATAAGCATAATCAAACCCTTTTCCTCCAAAGTTTTTTTCCCATATCAGATTTCCATCTTTATCTATTTTAACTACATA
This genomic stretch from Dictyoglomus sp. harbors:
- a CDS encoding nitroreductase, whose amino-acid sequence is MRNNEVIKNILERRSIRSFKEDPLSEEDLLTILNAGRHAPSGMNRQPWLFTVIKNKDILKRINELCRQDMINAGFERAKDPNFCVYYNAPLVIVISGDKNVPTAMYDCILAMGNMLISAWSIGVGACWIHAIIRILNSKEGEGIKRELRIPENHEIYASGAFGYIKEIPEKKEKREDVFNIID
- a CDS encoding ABC transporter permease subunit translates to MEKTIKIIKKQKYLILMILPFVIWLIIFRYIPLWGWITAFQNYKPGIPIFQQQWVGLKYFREMFSDPEFYLVMRNTLAMSIMGIIFGFPLPIILALLINEIRHNVFKRTVQTISYLPHFVSWVIVASIVHAMLAPDGVVNYLLMRLGFIREPILFFGDPKYFWWIVVFSDIWKELGWNTIIFLAAIASINPELYESAEVDGANRFQKMWHITLPGIMPTIIVILILVIGNIINIGFERQFLLRTSAVRNVSDVIDLYALDYGIRAGRFSFGTAAGIFKSVVSLILLFSANRLSRKITGYRIF
- a CDS encoding sensor histidine kinase; this translates as MRFCDFRMYEKLIISYILVSLIPILILGSFAIIHFRNFASESISREIYNNLETIKLKMEEMNDEAVNIANKLMIDQRLKELLLHRYKTPLEAYLKYSGYKDIENYKTLYAKTISHIRIYSENPTILENGIFYKATKDIRQQHWYKLAHRLNGFIRWELIYEYKDLYPQYYLSLVRLLRDVYNEKFGVLVINLNKLEINKILRHQPFDTFVVNNEKLIVASSDDHLLNTKLEIDLKKILGKNDNFIYRNGKKYKAIGIYLPLTGDNKDFYIVSMVPFDLIMGAPIRMQNFAIFIIIISFLASIFLIFIFSRSTSKRLSILTKAVREISHGSWDLDIPLEGRDEFAQLSEDIKNMAKNIKKLIEEVYIANIQKNELLLREKEIKLKLLTNQLNPHFLFNTLETLHMMAICNGQKDIADMVLKLGNILRKNIELKGNLVKLETELNLVRDYLEIQKYRFGKINYKIETHVDPSRIYILPFLIQPIVENSIIHGLENKIDEGFIYVKVKKEEERLIISIEDNGVGMEKETLESLMSKLSKENNNEKIGLRNIWERIKLYYGEEYELKITSEKEKGTKVDIIIPYIEMG
- a CDS encoding ABC transporter substrate-binding protein codes for the protein MKRFKKILSWFSILSLILILSIGGKINIVNAQVKLYKPMTPTPEASKPITFKVYIGEVNPNDDQFRSPVAQKIKELTGVTLDIEYAPNQAAVREKIQIMAASGDYPDLVYAKGDLALLKDAGALIPLDDLIEKYAPNIKKAYGENLKRLKWSKEDPRIYCLGAYGTDNDRVLDVNGGFMLQHRVVMELGYPKIRTLKDFENAIKAYYKKHPTTDGLPTIPLTLCADDWRTVISVTNPAFIATGAPDDGELYVDPKTLRCIFHYKRPIEKEYFRWLNRMWNQGLLDKETFIQKEDTYKAKIASGRVLALIDAGWAVGEPITALRRAGKYDRMYGYYPVTVSEKIKQAPPDVRTGYTGGWGIAITKKCKDPVRAIKFLDWLCTEDSNILRQWGIEGIHHTYIDGKRVFLPEVEKERQTDPYFGRKTGIGVYIYPWPRLPNYVIDSTGNPVVPDTRKEDIRKNYTEVEKQVLSAYKVEIWKDLFPKAEEYPVKSWGYLWMYPTPDEDIRAIGNKLFEYVIRNIPKVIMAPTTEFDKEWAKFLKGMEDLGAKKYEDYKTKQIREMVEFWKK
- a CDS encoding carbohydrate ABC transporter permease, which gives rise to MKRSLGDKIFDVINYSLMVLLVVVTIYPFLYVLAVSLNDPFDAIKGGITIFPRVFTLDNYREIFNYPLIGQAALISTLRTVIGTIVSVVSTAMVAYVLSRRDFFANKFVTILFLITMYVGGGLVPEYLLIRSLGLMNKFLVYILPGLLNPFNIILVRAYIDQLPMELQESAMIDGANDITIFFKVVFPLCLPVLATIALFIAVGHWNSWFDTYLYCGGNKALTTLQYELQKILANAAASSTIDYYSILDPMKTMRVTPQSLRMAMTIITTLPIIFVYPFLQKYFIKGMTLGAIKS
- a CDS encoding response regulator; amino-acid sequence: MYRVIIIDDEPLIRKGLRKIIDWNNFGFNIIGDAENGIDGYKKICSLNPDLCIIDIKMPGMDGLSLIEKIKNKNINTKIIILTGYPEFEYAKKAIDLGVETYLLKPIDPEILAEKIKKIYLELEREKSIKKLINKSIEFTREKIVEKIIKRELEGISIEELEEMYNINFTWKAYQVILVEPNNEEIFREIKNIFSYYAFHIDNLIGILVEDISKPHLKKKIIDMKNKIKSKYLLDIYISVGEKVFNIQELYKSYNSALNLFKKKFLYNKKGIILYQGDRKIKTAEEISDENIVKELIRSIEKLDINNINDILDKKMKFCISEELNEEEIKTSYLKIFLNIINHFSTNYSKFKEISKNYLTDALIKDFYKKESLFELNCFMKSLILDITENFSKIFGRSIISKILEYLECNYYKDLKIKEVAKIFGYNSCYFGKIFRRYTGENFNTYLDKIRINKAKELLLQGIKVVEVAEKVGYKDIDYFIMKFKKYTGKSPKNYKEELINSS